From the genome of Mesorhizobium japonicum MAFF 303099, one region includes:
- a CDS encoding phosphotransferase enzyme family protein, whose amino-acid sequence MIDFDSLTHDQQLGILQETAEAATANYDLPADVSVDMINLSENATYKIAARDGRRWALRIHRDGYHSRTAIQSELAWLTDLRQTGIVLTPVPVAGKDGEQIQRVGHARLAQPRHVVLSQWETGSEPGIGEALGEPFELLGEVTARMHIHARQWKRPSWFSRHVWDFETSLGEERPHWGRWRDGIGVDAAKARLFGRTAELIGRRLAAFGKGHDRFGLIHCDLRLANLLIDGKTVKVIDFDDCGFGWYMYDAATPISFYEHEPQAADLIRSWTTGYRRVLDLPKADEDEIPTFVMLRRLLLVAWIGSHAETDLAKSMGLPYTEGTVGLCEAYLSKF is encoded by the coding sequence GTGATTGATTTCGACTCGCTCACCCACGACCAGCAACTCGGGATCCTGCAGGAAACGGCGGAAGCGGCCACCGCCAACTACGATCTGCCGGCGGACGTTTCCGTCGATATGATCAACCTGTCGGAGAACGCGACCTACAAGATTGCGGCTCGCGACGGCCGGCGCTGGGCGCTCCGCATCCATCGCGACGGCTACCATTCAAGGACGGCCATTCAGTCTGAACTGGCCTGGCTGACCGATCTGCGCCAGACCGGGATCGTCCTCACGCCCGTGCCGGTCGCGGGCAAGGACGGCGAACAGATCCAGCGTGTCGGCCATGCCAGATTGGCGCAACCACGCCATGTCGTGTTGTCGCAATGGGAGACCGGTTCGGAGCCGGGCATAGGCGAGGCGCTTGGCGAACCTTTCGAGCTGCTGGGCGAGGTGACGGCCCGCATGCACATCCACGCCCGGCAGTGGAAGCGCCCTTCCTGGTTCAGCCGCCATGTGTGGGATTTCGAAACAAGCCTTGGCGAGGAGAGGCCGCATTGGGGACGCTGGCGTGACGGCATCGGCGTCGACGCCGCGAAAGCCAGGCTTTTTGGCCGCACCGCGGAGCTGATCGGCCGCCGGCTCGCCGCCTTCGGCAAGGGCCATGACCGCTTCGGCCTCATCCATTGCGATCTGCGGCTCGCCAACCTTTTGATCGACGGCAAGACGGTGAAGGTCATCGACTTCGACGACTGCGGCTTCGGCTGGTATATGTACGACGCGGCGACGCCCATCTCTTTCTACGAGCACGAGCCACAGGCAGCCGATCTCATCCGGTCATGGACCACCGGTTATCGCCGTGTGCTTGACCTGCCCAAGGCGGACGAAGACGAGATCCCGACCTTCGTGATGCTGCGCCGTCTGCTCCTGGTCGCGTGGATCGGCTCGCACGCCGAGACAGACCTCGCCAAGTCGATGGGCCTTCCCTATACCGAGGGAACGGTCGGGCTGTGCGAGGCCTATCTGAGCAAGTTTTGA
- the fabG gene encoding 3-oxoacyl-ACP reductase FabG, which translates to MTQSLKGRSVVVTGGSKGIGKGIARVFALSGAKVAIVARHPDQAEAAAAEIGHGAFGVVGDVTSLASIESALAVVAARNGSIDVLCANAGIFPQARLEDMTSQQWDEVVDTNLKGTFHAVKAAVPYLKTSNQGRIVLTSSITGPITGFPGWSHYGATKAGQLGFMRTACIELAKYGITVNAVMPGNIVTEGLVGLGEDYQKTMAASIPLKRLGTVEDIGYAALYFASKEAGYVTGQTIIVDGGQILPESLEALA; encoded by the coding sequence ATGACCCAGTCTTTGAAGGGTCGGTCCGTCGTCGTCACCGGCGGGTCGAAAGGCATCGGCAAGGGCATAGCGCGGGTGTTCGCGCTGTCGGGTGCCAAGGTCGCCATCGTTGCGCGCCATCCCGACCAGGCCGAAGCCGCGGCCGCCGAGATCGGCCACGGCGCCTTTGGCGTGGTTGGCGATGTGACCTCGCTCGCCAGCATCGAGAGCGCGCTTGCAGTGGTAGCCGCGAGAAACGGCAGTATCGACGTTTTGTGCGCCAATGCCGGCATCTTCCCGCAGGCACGGCTCGAAGACATGACGTCGCAGCAATGGGACGAGGTTGTCGACACCAACCTCAAGGGCACCTTCCACGCGGTCAAGGCAGCGGTTCCCTATCTCAAGACGTCGAACCAGGGCCGCATCGTGCTGACGTCGTCGATCACCGGCCCGATCACTGGTTTTCCCGGCTGGTCTCACTACGGCGCCACCAAGGCGGGACAGCTCGGCTTCATGCGAACGGCCTGCATCGAACTGGCGAAATACGGCATCACCGTCAACGCCGTCATGCCGGGCAACATCGTGACCGAGGGCCTTGTCGGCCTGGGCGAGGACTACCAGAAGACCATGGCCGCCTCGATCCCGCTCAAGCGGCTCGGAACCGTGGAGGACATCGGCTACGCCGCGCTCTACTTTGCGTCGAAGGAAGCCGGCTACGTGACGGGACAGACGATCATCGTCGATGGCGGCCAGATCCTGCCGGAGAGCCTGGAGGCACTGGCATAG
- a CDS encoding cysteine hydrolase family protein, with amino-acid sequence MSWKTGFRSLYYLGAPEPDDPVLVPAQTAILVIDVQNTYLKRPDRASLSQQEQHRYDLWTPFHERMHGTVIPNTARLLALARQNGIECLFARIACHTKDGRDRSLSQKMPGWNNLLLPKNDAPSQLVAELQPAGDEIVVTKTTDSALTGTNLRLILHNLGIRNVICCGIFTDQCVSSTVRSLADESYAVIVLEDCCAAATEDLHRKELEIINMIYCHVMSSGELCKIMALAK; translated from the coding sequence ATGAGCTGGAAAACCGGATTCCGTTCGCTCTACTATCTCGGTGCGCCCGAGCCGGATGATCCGGTGCTGGTGCCGGCGCAAACCGCCATCCTGGTCATCGACGTTCAGAACACCTACCTGAAGCGGCCGGATCGCGCATCGCTTTCACAGCAGGAACAGCATCGCTACGATCTGTGGACGCCGTTCCACGAGCGCATGCACGGCACGGTCATACCGAACACGGCAAGACTGCTGGCGCTGGCAAGGCAAAACGGCATCGAATGCCTTTTTGCCCGCATCGCCTGCCACACCAAGGACGGGCGTGACCGCTCACTCTCTCAGAAAATGCCGGGCTGGAACAATTTGCTGCTGCCAAAGAACGACGCACCGTCGCAGCTGGTTGCCGAGCTTCAGCCGGCCGGCGACGAAATCGTGGTGACCAAGACCACCGATTCCGCGCTGACGGGGACGAATCTGCGCCTGATCCTTCACAATCTCGGCATCAGGAATGTCATCTGCTGCGGCATCTTCACGGACCAGTGCGTGTCCTCGACGGTACGCAGCCTGGCGGATGAGAGTTATGCCGTCATCGTGCTCGAGGATTGCTGCGCGGCGGCGACCGAGGATCTTCATCGCAAGGAGCTCGAAATCATCAACATGATCTATTGCCACGTGATGTCGAGCGGCGAGCTATGCAAAATCATGGCCTTGGCAAAGTGA
- a CDS encoding APC family permease: MAIETARGTIDVSKSNSINLLHSKAVGLAGVLFLAVTGAAPMSAMLGNVPFAAGYGIGKYTPAAFLMATIVLTIFSIGYAAMASRVSSVGGFYSFISQGLGREVGMSAGIGSLACYSLFEASLTGLFAFFGNLWLSQHFGINVPWIVLALAMIVVIAALAYRDVKVSARLLGIALILEVIMLVIFSLGVIFAHGGTNFSGDSLNVFKVFTPVAEQKVGDVAIPAGEAAVGIFMAFWSWVGFEMAPNYAEESRDPKRIIPQSLLISVIGLGLFYTFVSWCAVAAYPTEADMVAKAFSDGVNFFLTPVQSFVGGWGYQLMSLLILTSSFACGMAFHNTASRYLYSLAREGVLPQAIAETHDHHKSPHKASALQSVLAAVWVLLYGLAYGFDDPSGQAWLGVYTLFAVLGTGLLLVLQAVVSLAIYMWFKKNGGGSMLTTVIAPLISLVVQLVLVYTLVANLATLGGTNGFARSIPYVGLAILIVGLIWGFVLKSANPKAYENIGHMVNEG; the protein is encoded by the coding sequence ATGGCCATAGAAACTGCACGCGGGACGATCGACGTCTCGAAAAGTAACAGCATCAATCTTTTGCACTCCAAGGCCGTGGGGCTCGCCGGAGTGCTCTTCCTGGCCGTCACCGGCGCGGCGCCAATGTCGGCGATGCTGGGCAATGTCCCGTTCGCGGCAGGCTACGGCATCGGCAAATACACGCCGGCAGCCTTCCTGATGGCGACGATTGTGCTGACCATCTTCTCGATCGGCTATGCCGCGATGGCATCGCGCGTATCGTCGGTCGGCGGCTTCTACTCCTTCATCAGCCAGGGGCTCGGCCGCGAGGTCGGCATGTCGGCGGGCATCGGCTCGCTCGCCTGCTATTCGCTGTTCGAAGCTTCCCTCACCGGACTGTTCGCCTTTTTCGGCAATCTGTGGCTTTCCCAGCATTTCGGCATCAACGTGCCGTGGATCGTGCTGGCGCTCGCCATGATCGTGGTCATCGCAGCGCTTGCCTACCGCGACGTGAAAGTGTCGGCACGGCTGCTCGGCATAGCCCTCATTCTTGAAGTGATCATGCTGGTGATCTTTTCGCTGGGCGTGATTTTTGCCCATGGCGGGACGAATTTTTCCGGCGATTCGCTCAATGTGTTCAAGGTGTTCACGCCTGTAGCCGAGCAGAAGGTCGGCGATGTCGCCATACCGGCGGGCGAAGCGGCCGTCGGCATCTTCATGGCGTTCTGGTCGTGGGTCGGCTTCGAGATGGCGCCGAACTATGCCGAGGAATCCCGCGATCCGAAGCGCATCATTCCGCAATCGCTGCTGATTTCGGTCATTGGCCTTGGCCTGTTCTACACCTTCGTCAGCTGGTGCGCGGTGGCGGCCTATCCGACCGAGGCCGATATGGTAGCCAAGGCCTTCTCCGACGGCGTGAACTTCTTCCTGACACCGGTGCAGAGTTTTGTCGGCGGCTGGGGCTACCAGCTGATGTCGCTGCTCATCCTGACCAGTTCCTTCGCCTGCGGCATGGCCTTCCACAACACCGCTTCCCGCTATTTGTATTCGCTGGCGCGCGAAGGCGTCCTGCCGCAGGCGATCGCCGAGACGCATGACCACCACAAGAGCCCACACAAGGCCTCGGCGCTGCAGTCGGTGCTGGCGGCGGTATGGGTGCTGCTCTACGGTCTGGCCTACGGCTTCGACGATCCGTCGGGACAGGCCTGGCTGGGCGTCTATACGCTGTTTGCCGTGCTTGGCACCGGACTGCTTTTGGTGCTGCAGGCCGTTGTCTCGCTGGCCATCTACATGTGGTTCAAGAAGAACGGCGGCGGCAGCATGCTGACGACTGTCATCGCGCCGTTGATCTCGCTGGTTGTGCAGTTGGTCCTCGTCTACACGCTGGTCGCCAATCTGGCGACCCTGGGCGGCACCAATGGTTTCGCCAGGAGCATCCCCTATGTCGGGCTTGCGATCCTTATCGTCGGCCTGATCTGGGGCTTCGTGCTGAAGTCGGCCAACCCCAAGGCGTATGAGAACATCGGTCACATGGTGAACGAGGGCTAG
- a CDS encoding propanediol/glycerol family dehydratase large subunit: MTPKLNRWKRFADWDERPLRLDKFAAEDPANGFSAFSSPADPKPGIGIKDGRVISLDGVLEHDYDMIDRFIARHHIDPEVAPEAMALDSATVARWLVDMNVPRETLVRLAHGMTPAKLAEVVSQLNALEIAFAYSKMRARKTPGNQAHVTNAKDDPLQLAADAATAVAFGFDEIETTMRVSRNAWSNAVACAVGGAVGRWGTLFQCSSEEAEELRIAMAGFTSYAETVSVYGTEKSFTDGDDTPWSKAFLAAAYASRGVKMRCTSGAGSELLMGFHEAKSLLYLEARCLCLQRGMGVQGTQNGGIDGAPLTATIPGGVRELMAENLIAVWLDLECASGNDARSTESEIRVGAKILPYLIAGSDLICSGMGSILKYDNSFNPSLINGEELEDYLVLQRDFEADGGLTPLPESRAIELRERAVEAIAAVFEELGLSSPTEDMKSSVVYASGSDDTRSLMPRDVSFISEAIKERGITVIDVVKALAKRGFREEAENLLDVVKLRLSGDYLQTSAMIRNGRIVSAVNDPNDYLGPGSGYRVSEERRLQLNDIRDVLDQKEVLRSEALHEKDEARHIRYRNLGPAANGSAKDDVVIGISPAFGLKLYRTTAGHRLSEVLGAMLDAIHARGLKARVVRFRHTADTSFLGLSAARLAGSGIGIGIQAKGTAVIHQRDRQPHNNLELFSNAPITRLEHYRALGANAAAYALGEMPEPVVVPQRGEAMGSRYHARVALIYAIETGLTEAGAAPEEVDVILTGVKS; the protein is encoded by the coding sequence ATGACGCCGAAACTGAACCGCTGGAAGCGCTTCGCCGACTGGGACGAGCGGCCGTTGCGTCTGGACAAGTTTGCGGCGGAAGACCCTGCCAACGGCTTCTCCGCTTTCTCCAGCCCAGCCGATCCGAAACCAGGCATCGGCATCAAGGACGGGCGAGTCATATCCCTCGATGGCGTGCTCGAACACGACTACGATATGATCGACCGCTTCATCGCCCGCCATCACATCGATCCGGAGGTGGCACCTGAAGCGATGGCGCTGGACTCGGCGACCGTCGCCCGCTGGCTGGTCGACATGAACGTGCCGCGCGAGACGCTGGTGCGGCTTGCCCACGGCATGACACCTGCGAAACTCGCTGAGGTCGTGTCGCAGCTCAACGCCCTGGAGATCGCCTTCGCCTACTCGAAGATGCGAGCCCGCAAGACACCGGGCAACCAGGCACACGTCACCAACGCCAAGGACGATCCGCTGCAGCTCGCCGCCGATGCCGCGACCGCCGTCGCCTTTGGCTTCGACGAGATCGAGACGACGATGCGCGTTTCGCGCAACGCCTGGTCCAACGCGGTGGCGTGTGCGGTAGGCGGCGCGGTCGGTCGCTGGGGAACGCTGTTCCAATGCTCCAGCGAGGAAGCCGAAGAGCTGCGCATCGCCATGGCGGGCTTTACCTCCTACGCCGAAACCGTTTCCGTCTACGGCACTGAAAAGTCGTTCACCGATGGCGACGACACGCCGTGGTCCAAGGCATTTCTGGCCGCCGCCTACGCCTCGCGCGGCGTCAAGATGCGCTGTACGTCTGGTGCCGGCTCCGAGTTGCTGATGGGCTTCCATGAAGCCAAGTCGCTGCTCTACCTGGAGGCGCGCTGCCTCTGCCTGCAGCGCGGCATGGGGGTGCAAGGCACGCAGAATGGCGGCATCGACGGAGCGCCTTTGACCGCCACTATACCCGGCGGTGTTCGCGAGCTGATGGCCGAGAACCTCATCGCCGTCTGGCTCGATCTCGAATGCGCGTCTGGCAATGACGCGCGGTCGACCGAATCGGAAATTCGCGTCGGCGCCAAAATCCTTCCCTACCTGATTGCCGGCTCGGACCTGATCTGCTCCGGGATGGGATCGATCCTGAAATACGACAACTCGTTCAACCCGTCGCTAATCAACGGCGAGGAATTGGAAGATTATCTTGTGCTGCAGCGCGATTTCGAGGCCGATGGCGGGTTGACGCCGCTGCCCGAGTCACGCGCGATCGAGCTGCGCGAGCGGGCGGTGGAGGCGATCGCCGCCGTGTTCGAGGAACTCGGCCTTTCCTCACCGACCGAGGACATGAAGAGCAGCGTGGTCTACGCTTCCGGTTCCGACGATACACGCAGCCTGATGCCGCGCGACGTCAGCTTTATCAGCGAAGCCATCAAGGAGCGCGGCATCACCGTGATCGATGTGGTCAAGGCGCTGGCCAAGCGTGGATTCCGCGAAGAGGCGGAGAACCTCCTCGACGTGGTCAAGCTGCGCCTTTCCGGTGACTATCTCCAGACATCGGCGATGATCCGCAATGGGCGGATCGTCAGTGCGGTCAACGATCCAAACGACTATCTCGGCCCGGGTTCCGGCTACCGCGTGTCCGAAGAACGGCGCCTGCAGCTCAATGACATCCGCGATGTGCTGGACCAGAAGGAAGTGCTGCGCTCGGAAGCCCTGCACGAGAAGGACGAGGCAAGGCACATCCGCTATCGCAACCTGGGGCCCGCGGCCAACGGATCGGCGAAGGACGATGTGGTCATCGGCATCAGCCCGGCTTTCGGGCTGAAGCTTTACCGGACGACGGCCGGACATCGGCTCTCCGAAGTGCTCGGCGCCATGCTCGATGCGATCCACGCACGCGGGCTCAAGGCGCGCGTCGTCCGCTTCCGCCATACGGCCGATACCTCCTTCCTCGGCCTGTCCGCCGCGCGGCTTGCCGGCAGCGGCATAGGCATCGGCATCCAGGCCAAGGGCACGGCCGTCATCCACCAGCGTGACCGCCAGCCGCACAACAACCTCGAACTGTTTTCCAATGCGCCGATCACCCGGCTCGAGCACTATCGCGCGCTGGGTGCCAATGCGGCGGCCTATGCGCTGGGCGAAATGCCGGAGCCCGTCGTGGTGCCGCAGCGGGGCGAGGCCATGGGGTCTCGCTACCACGCCCGCGTCGCCCTCATCTACGCCATCGAAACCGGACTGACGGAGGCTGGTGCGGCTCCCGAAGAGGTCGACGTCATCCTGACAGGAGTGAAATCGTGA
- a CDS encoding diol dehydratase small subunit — MTHTRADYPLAETQPGAVKGKRGKSLAEITLDSVLAGDVTMEDLRITPQALQAQADVARDVGRPTLALNFERGAELVEVPQDFIMQVYELLRPGRAKSKEELLQAATTMRDTYQAERIARFIEEAAETYAARGLFTFRF; from the coding sequence GTGACCCACACGCGCGCCGACTATCCGCTCGCCGAAACACAGCCCGGCGCCGTAAAGGGCAAGCGCGGCAAGTCGCTTGCCGAGATAACGCTGGATTCGGTGCTTGCGGGCGACGTGACGATGGAAGACCTTCGTATCACCCCACAAGCGCTGCAGGCACAGGCCGATGTGGCGCGCGATGTCGGACGGCCGACACTGGCGCTCAACTTCGAGCGTGGGGCGGAGCTTGTCGAGGTGCCGCAGGATTTCATCATGCAGGTATACGAACTGCTGCGCCCCGGCCGCGCCAAATCCAAGGAAGAATTGCTCCAGGCCGCCACCACGATGCGCGATACCTACCAGGCCGAACGCATCGCCCGTTTCATCGAAGAAGCCGCCGAGACCTACGCGGCTCGCGGCCTTTTCACATTCCGCTTCTGA